GGGCTGTTCCACCGCCCGAAGGATCCGGGTTTGGGAACTAAAAAAAAGAAGCCCGGATTCTTCACTCCGTTCAGAATGACAATCAAATCCAGGTCCTTCGTCCAGGACGACAAAACGATTTGTCATCCTGAGCAACGTGAAGGATCTGTTTGATTCTCGTAAAACCAACACCGGATCCTTCGCTGACGTTCAGAATGACAGGGACCCAAAGCCAGGTCCTCCACTTCATTCAGGACGACAAGAGCCGTCATCCTGAGGAGCGTTTTCTGCGACGAAGGATCTGATTTTAAGGGCTCTGAACCCCGGCTCCCTCCTGCCCTGCAGGCTGTCGGGGTGATTTTCTTCTCTTCGTCGTGAACGACAGACCGGCACCTTTATAACCAGCATTATTTCCAAATTGTAGCATCCTGCAACAGTTTTTTGCAAAACCCAAAATATTTATTTCCTGCAGCTTCAATTCCGCACTCTTAAAATTCCTCTTTCCGGGGAACCGCTTCAACCGATCTCTATGCATCTCATGGAAATGCTTCCGTTCTGTATCTCTTCGTATATTGTCCCTGCGCTTTGCTCCTCTGCCCTCATTCCCATGATATAAAGCAACGGGAGGAAATGTTCGTCTGTGGGAATGGACATTCTATACTCGGGCATTTTCTCCCTGTAGTGAATGAGCTTCTCAACCTCATGGCTCTCTATGGCTTCCTTCAGCCAGAGGTCGGCCTTCACCGCCCAGGGGAACGGTTTCTGTTTTGGGTCAAAACTGATGTTCCGCAGATTATGGACCATATTCCCGCTTCCCATGAACAATATCCCGTTGTGGCCGAATTTCGCCAGCCTCTTCCCCATTTCAAAATGCTCTTCTTCAGTTTTGTTGACGTCGAGACTCATCTCGAGCAGAGGAACGTCTTTCGCCGGATACATATGCTTCATCACGGCCCATGCGGCATGGTCGATTCCGCGCTCCGGGTCTTCAGATACCCCAAGGCCCGCGTTTGCGATCAGGGCCGCCGTTTCCGGCGAGCCGCCGGGGGCATATTCCAGCCTGTACAGCTCGTCGGGAAAGCCCCAGAAATCATAGATCTGCTGGGGGGTTCTTCCGCTTGTGATGAAGGTCCCCCTGGTCTGCCAGTGGGCCGAAATGACGACGACGGCTTCAGGCTTCGGGATTTTGTTCGCGTAAGCGCTGAGGAACCGGGAATAGCTATTCTCCGCAATCGCATTTTCCGGGGAACCATGTCCGATGAAGACTGGTTTCAGAGTCGCCATAACGGACCTCCTTTCAGAACAATAATTCTTTTACGCCTGGTCGTCCCGGGGGCCGACCCAGAAATGGGGGTTGTACGCCACTTCCCACAGATGGCCGTCCGGGTCCTTGAAATAGCCGCTGTAGCCGCCCCAGAACACCTTTTCCGGCTGCTTGGCCGCCGTGGCTCCGGCCCGGACCGCCCGCGCCCGGGCCATGGCCTCGTCCACTTCCGCCTCGGACTGCACGTTGTGGGCCAGGGTGAAGGATTCAAACCCGCTGCCCTCAGGTGAAACCCGGGCGTCTTCCGCCAGGGCCTCACGGGGATACAGGCTCAGCCACGTGCCGTTGAGGGGGAAAAACGCGACACCGGGCGAGGTTTCCATCATGGGAAAGCCAAGCCCCTCTCCGTAGAATTTCACCGCTCTCTCAAGATCCCGGACCCCGAGAGTGATCATGCTGATTCGTGGTTTCATGGCGTGATTTCCTCCTTATGGCGAAGCGGAAACATGGTGCCGCCGTTTCGAACATTATAGACCTTGGACGGAAAGCAAAACGGTGAGAGGCGAAAAAACCGCAGACAGCCGGACGTCTTCCTTGCCCGATCCGTCTTCAAGGATTTCCTGCGGTAATGCAGACACGTTTAAAAAAAAATTGATTACGGGCCGCTTGAAACGTATTATAGATTCAGGACCGCCGGGGCGGTTTGCCGAACTGCCCGCCCGGGCTGTCAGCCGTTTGAATAAGCAGGGGTGAAGAGAAAATGCCAGCCTCGAAAAGAAGTGAGCGAAGAAAACACGCCGGATACGCAACCAAGGCCGGCATGTCACCAGGCACAATGGTGTTTATAGGTGAGCAGCAGGTGGACAAAGCCCGCATCGACATCATCCGGTATGATGACGCCGGATTGAAAGAAATGAGCGACGTCTCTCCGGAACAATGCCGGGACTGTTCCGCTGCCTCCGGCGTGACGTGGATCAATGTCAACGGCATTCATAACGTCGCCCTGATTGAGTCGCTGGGGAAGCACTTTGATCTGCACCCCCTGACGCTGGAAGATATCGTCAACACCACCCAGCGGCCGAAAGTTGAAGAATTTCCGGACTATGTCTATGCCGTCCTGAAAATGATGGCCTTTGATGATGCTGCGAACAGGCTCGAGATTGAACACGTCAGCCTGATCTTTGGAGAGAACTATGTCATTTCCTTCCAGGAGCACGAAGGAGACGTGTTTGACTCTGTTCGGGAGCGGATCAGGAACTCTAAGGGACGAATCCGTTCACTGAAAGCGGATTTTCTTGCCTACGCTCTCATGGATGCCGCGGTGGATCATTATTTCCTGGCCCTTGAGCGTATCGGGGACCGGATCGAGAACATGGACGACCGTATCCTGGTTCATCCCAGGCCGGGGGATATTCAGGAAGTTCATAAGCTGAAACGGGAAATTCTGAGCTTCCGCAAGGCCGTCTGGCCCCTGCGCGAAGAGGTGGGCGCACTGGAAAAGAGCGAAACCGTCCTGATCCGGCCGGAAACAAGGGTCTTTCTGCGGGATCTGTACGACCACATCATCCAGGTCATCGACATGGTGGAAACGTTCCGGGACATTCTTGGCGGCATTCATGATACCTACCTGTCCAGCGTCAGCAACCGCATGAACGAAATCATGAAGGTGCTCACCATCATTTCCACGATCTTCATCCCCATGACGTTCATCGCCGGAGTGTACGGAATGAACTTTACATACATGCCCGAGCTGAAATGGCCCTTCGGCTACTACCTGATCTGGGGCGTCATGATTACGGTAGCCCTCAGCCTTGTTTCCTTTTTCAAACGAAGGAAATGGTTTTGAAGGGGGGGAAATCCGCAATAATCGCCGCCATGCACGGGGACAGGTCCAGGAAGGTGCTGATTGTCCCGGCATGAGTTAACTATGGCGGTTTTGCATCGGAACCACCACCGGCATCGGTTTTCCGGTACGTTCATGATCCGGCCGGTGATTTCTTTCTGACGACTTTCTTATTTTCCGCAGACCAGGCTCATCAGCAGGACGATCAGCAAAGGCAGGCCAACAAGAAAGCCTATCATCCAGAAAGCCCCCGCCCGGCTGCCGAGGTTGAGAGTCCATCCCATCCACGGGATGGACTTCGGAACCCAGGTCCGGCTGTCTTTCTTGCTGAAGTAGAAGCCCACCGACCAGTTGTCGGGGTTGTTCCATTCCGCCTGGTTGATTTCTTTCTGATTTTCCTTCTGCTCCATTTCGCTCCCCCGTCATCGGATACGACCTTCAGCGGTTCTGTGACCTTCCCTGCACCATGGGGGCATCGGGGTTTGTTTGTCTTCAGAAAGGGATAGGGATTGAGAAACGGGATGTATTAACGAATCGACGTCTCCATGTGTTTTTATAACTTTTTGTACACATCTCTTCTGTGGGCAATCCGGACAACGTGCACAAGGAGAACACTGTCATTGATTTCATAGACAATACGGATGTCTCCTACACAAACACGCCAGGTATCCGGAATTCCTTTCAAAGGTGCGCAACCCCGGGGTCTTGGATCAGACGCCAGAGTCCGCAGAACTTCAGCAATACGGCGTTGGTACGTCCGGTCAAAACCCGCAATTGCCTTGACGGCATCATTCTTGATCGATACCGAATACGTCGGGCTCAAAGCCCAAGCTCCTTCAAAGCTTCTTCCAGCGGGATGCTTGGCTCATCCTTGTGCGCCGCGATGTAAGCCGCATCCTCAGCATCTTCCTGATCTTCAAGAAAACGGAGAAAAGCGGCGTAATCAAGCAGCTTTCTGATGTCGTCAGGGCTCATGGAGTCAACTATTCTGCGCAATTCTTCTTTTTCCTGAAAGGCGGCAACGGCCATGGAAATCAACTCCTTTCAGTTCATACGTTACGCCATGAAAGAATAGACGTCAAGCCGGATCCGGGCAGGGCTCCACCGAAGAAAAAACACCCCGGGAAGAAATACAATTTAAAAACGGGTTCCGCCACAAACAAAAAAGAAGCAGCTTGTTGAAAAACGGACCCCAAGTGCTATCATCAGGCGGCGGCACATATTTCTTTCTTAAGGAGCTGTTGTTGTATGTTGAAGACCTGCGCCCCGGAGATTGCGGCATTCCGGGAGGTGCGTACGAGGTAAGGCCCTGTATACACCTCCCAAAAGACTTCGACAATCTCATCTTTTGGAGGGTGAAAATTGAACACTATAGATATGGAAAATCTGGGTCTCGGGCGGGAACTCCTCGCCGGGGCTTCCGTGGCATACCCCGGGCTTTTCCCCGGAAGGATCGTTTCCCAGTCCAGGGACCTCTACACGGCCGTAGCCGAGAGGGGCGAACTGACGGCGGAGGTTTCGGGAAAGTTCCGTTTTGAGGCCGGAACCCTGTCCCATTTCCCGGCGGTGGGCGACTTCGTCCTGCTTGACCGGAACGAGGATACAGGCGGCAACGGGATCATCCATGCCGTGCTGCCGAGGAAGAGCGCCTTCATCCGGAAGGCTGCGGGGACTTCCAACGACGAACAGGTGGTGGCGGCGAACATCGACACCGTGTTTCTCTGCATGTCCCTGAACAGCGATTTCAACCTGCGGAGAATGGAGCGGTACCTGGGCGTGGCCTGGGACAGCGGAGCCGTTCCGGTGATCGTCCTGACGAAGGCCGATTTGTGCGACGACCTGGCCCGGAGACTTGCGGAGGTAGGAACCGTGGCCTGCGGGGCGGAGGTGCTGGTAACATCGAGCCTGTCGGAAGACGGATGGATCTCCGTGCGGAGATACCTGGGCCGGGGAAAGACAGTGGCCTTCATCGGCTCCTCCGGCGTGGGGAAGTCCACCCTGATCAACCGGCTGCTGGGGTGGGACGCCCTGGCGACCAAAGGGCTGCGGAACGACGACAAGGGGCGCCATACCACAACGAGGCGGGAGCTTATCGTCCTTCCGGAAGGCGGAGCAGTGATCGACACTCCCGGAATGAGGGAGCTGGGCATTGAAAGCGCCGACTTTTCAAAGGCCTTCGCGGATATCGGGGAACTGGCGGCGGAGTGCCGCTTCCGGGACTGCACTCATTCGGGGGAGCCGGGCTGCGCGGTCCGGCGGGCCATGGACGAAGGACTGCTTTCGGCGGAACGGCTGGCGGCCTGGAAGAAGCTGAAGAAGGAAGCCGGGTATGAGGGGCTGAACTCCCGGCAGATCGAGTCGGAAAAACTCTCCGTCATGTTCGCTGACGTGGGCGGCATGAAGAACGCCAGGAAGTTCGCGAAAGAGATAAACAAAAAGCGGCACGGGTACTGAAGTCCCTGCGGCAGTCTCCGGCGTGTGAAGCCTTAAAACGAACGGTACAACAACGCCCCCGCTTTTCCGGCAAGGAAAGGCGGGGGGCGTTTTCCCTGTGATGGAGCAGAAAAACTTTCGATTCCGCCACGATTCGTTTTTTAAATTGACGGAGCCGTTCTCTACCCCAGGTTAATTTTCAAAAGGCGGCTGGGCCGTCCGACTTCATGCCGAACATCCGTCCCGACGTATTGTATATAGCTTCCGGCGGATTCAAGTTTCGAAAGAATCCGGTTCATACTTCTGGGACTCACGCCGTAAATACGGGCCAAATCAACTGGAGTTACCACGTCGATACGGTACTGTTTCAGCACCTGATCAAGCTTCTGAAGCGTCAAAAGACCTAATCCCGATTTACGGGATATTTCCTGAAGCCGGTCATTCTGCCTTTTCTGAGGGCTACCGCCTGCAGGAGTCAGGGGTCCTTTGACAGTTTTGTCTCCGAAAACTATATACAGGCTGTTCTCACCTGAAAGACTTGATTTTTCTCTTCCGTAGTCGGCGTTGCTTTTTGCCTCGAATGCATTCTTTCCCATGCCGATGCCGATATGAACCCTGTTCACAGCCCCATCCGCAACGAGAGATCCAAGCAGGTCAAAGGATTTGAAGTTTTTTGTCTCATTTCGAAGAGCCGCTGTGTTCGTAAAAATATAATGCCGCCCATTGGTCGCTCCGATAACTGCCGCTCCTATCTTCTGTCCGAATACATATATGGATTCTGTTACCTGTTTGGTCTTGTAAAAACTTTCGAGTTCGCTTTTTCCATAGACGGCATAATGGTCCACAACGTCCGTCTCTACAGAAATAACTGAAGCATTGCTTCCGCTGTTCTCTGAAATCTGGTGACGAAGCCGGAGTTTTATGAGCTGCTCTCTCACAGGTTCGGAAAAAAACATCCGGCGAAAGCACGGGAGACCAGTTTCTTTCAGCCGGGCGTAGGATTCGCTGGATCCATGAATGGAGCAGCTGATTTTTCCTCTTTTGAAAAGGTCCGTATGGAAATCACAAAGGTAGTCGATATAGTTTTTTCATTGTTTTTGCGCCTTCTTGGAACATACACCTGCAACTGATCCGGAGAATACCCTATTTCCAGGTATGCGTCGAGAATTATGTTGTTCAGCGTTCCAAATCCATCAAAACTCATTTTTGTGACGTCGTATCCCTTTGAACCTGCCAGAAGGATACTGCAGGAAAGCGTCATCACATTACAGCTCGTGTGCTCCCACGGGACAAGAGGTTTCACAAGGCCGCTCGCGTAGGTGAAAATCTCGAAACCAGTAAAGAGAACGCCTTCGAGTTCCCGCTGCCTTGACTCCAGCATTTCCACGGCCTCACAATAGTTTCGATACACCATCGGGACCAGGTCGATGTAAGGTTCGCTCTTCTCAGCAACCTTCATTACGTGGGCAACACTGTCAGCCGGGCCAAGAACTCCTATGATCACTTCATGCCACCGCCTTTTTCATCCCTGCTTTTCATTCCGGATTTCAGACGCCCAAACCGGACTGTTTTATTGTACAACGTGACGCGGGATTCATTCCCTGCCTTTCATCATCCAGCTGCCGGCACTGATTTTTCATTCCTATACGGGACCATATGTGAAACGTCCCGGGAAAAAACCGGGACGTTTCAAGCTACATTTCGCCGTTATGCAGCAAGCATGCCACAAAATGCCCATTAGCCACTTCCCTGAGTTCAGGATTTCTGCCGACACATTTTTCGGTGGCAAAATCACACCTGGGGGCAAAACGGCAGCCGGGTGCGGGGTCAATAGGATTGCCGACCTCCCCCCTGATGACTGTCGGCCTGGCATGCCTCTTCGAAAGGTTGGGCACGGGAATCGCCGCAAGAAGGGCTTTCGTATAGGGGTGAAGCGGGTGAGAGAACAGTTCATCAGACGAAGCTTTTTCAACACATTGTCCGAGGTACATCACGGCTATTTCATCGGAGATATGTTTGACGACCGAAAGATCGTGGGTGATAAAAATGTAAGTAAGACCCTTTTCTTCCTTCAGATCCATGAGAATATTGATAATCTGCGCCTGTATCGAAACATCCAGAGCGGAAACCGGTTCATCGCAGATTATGAATTTAGGATCTAGAGCGAGAGCCCGGGCAATGCCTATTCTCTGCCTGCGGCCCCCATCCAGTTCATGGGGGTAGGAATCTCTCAGCCGCGGAGCAAGCCCGACTACATCCATCATTCTGTCTACACGGTCATCAATTTCCTTTCTGCTGCCGCAGAGACGATTGACCTTCAAAGGATCGGATATGATCTGGGCGACACTCATACGCGGATCGATGCTTGAATAGGGATCCTGAAATATCATCTGCATTTTCAGGCGGGTCTTTCGAAGCTGTTTCTCATTCATGGAGACTATATCCTCTCCTTCGAGAAACACTTCGCCGCCGGTGGGTTCTGTAAGGCGCAGTATCGTTTTTCCAAGTGTGGATTTCCCGCAGCCCGATTCGCCCACGACACCGAGAGTCCTGCCTTCGTCAATCGTGAAGGAAACGTCGTCAACCGCATGAAGAAGGCCCTTTTTCGTCCTGAAATATTTTTTCAGGTTATTTACGACCAGTATAGGCTTTTTTTTCTCACTCATCTGTTTCCCTCCCCGTACCGCCGCCATAAAGATGACATGCGACCCTGTGAGTGCCTTCCACGGAAAATCCAGGCTGGACCTCTCTGCAGATGTCCATGCAGCGCGGACATCGGGGATTGAACTTGCAGCCCGTTGGAAGATCCGTAGGATCCGGCATAAGACCTTCGATAGGGTACAGACGGTCAGTCTTCTTCTCCAGGTCCGGCAGGGAACCGAAGAGTCCGGTGGTATAGGGGTGCTGCATTTTTCCTGAGTAAATCTCCTCAACGGAACCTATCTCTATGATCTCTCCGGCATACATGATAGCTACGTTATCGCACATCTGGGCTACAATTCCGAGATCATGGGTGATGAGGATCATAGCGGTCCCGAGCTTCTCGCGAAGCTCGTCAATCATGGCAAGAACCTGGGCCTGGATAGTCACATCCAGTGCGGTCGTAGGCTCATCGGCTATGATGAGGACCGGCTCACAGACAAGGGCGATTGCTATCACGACACGCTGCTTCATCCCTCCGCT
The sequence above is drawn from the Aminivibrio pyruvatiphilus genome and encodes:
- a CDS encoding VOC family protein, giving the protein MKPRISMITLGVRDLERAVKFYGEGLGFPMMETSPGVAFFPLNGTWLSLYPREALAEDARVSPEGSGFESFTLAHNVQSEAEVDEAMARARAVRAGATAAKQPEKVFWGGYSGYFKDPDGHLWEVAYNPHFWVGPRDDQA
- a CDS encoding ABC transporter ATP-binding protein, whose amino-acid sequence is MNTSNNMLLKVENLQVVYKARRETVYAVNGVSLSLKKGETLGLVGETGAGKTTTAYAILRVLPDRTAKVVNGTIEFEGKNLLEVPENLMRHGIRGEKIAIIFQDPMSALNPIMKVGDQIAEALKFHNKEELSPEKIEEQVDRTLELVGIQKERKYDFPHQLSGGMKQRVVIAIALVCEPVLIIADEPTTALDVTIQAQVLAMIDELREKLGTAMILITHDLGIVAQMCDNVAIMYAGEIIEIGSVEEIYSGKMQHPYTTGLFGSLPDLEKKTDRLYPIEGLMPDPTDLPTGCKFNPRCPRCMDICREVQPGFSVEGTHRVACHLYGGGTGRETDE
- the corA gene encoding magnesium/cobalt transporter CorA; protein product: MSPGTMVFIGEQQVDKARIDIIRYDDAGLKEMSDVSPEQCRDCSAASGVTWINVNGIHNVALIESLGKHFDLHPLTLEDIVNTTQRPKVEEFPDYVYAVLKMMAFDDAANRLEIEHVSLIFGENYVISFQEHEGDVFDSVRERIRNSKGRIRSLKADFLAYALMDAAVDHYFLALERIGDRIENMDDRILVHPRPGDIQEVHKLKREILSFRKAVWPLREEVGALEKSETVLIRPETRVFLRDLYDHIIQVIDMVETFRDILGGIHDTYLSSVSNRMNEIMKVLTIISTIFIPMTFIAGVYGMNFTYMPELKWPFGYYLIWGVMITVALSLVSFFKRRKWF
- a CDS encoding type II toxin-antitoxin system RelE family toxin; the protein is MSPTYSVSIKNDAVKAIAGFDRTYQRRIAEVLRTLASDPRPRGCAPLKGIPDTWRVCVGDIRIVYEINDSVLLVHVVRIAHRRDVYKKL
- a CDS encoding DODA-type extradiol aromatic ring-opening family dioxygenase codes for the protein MATLKPVFIGHGSPENAIAENSYSRFLSAYANKIPKPEAVVVISAHWQTRGTFITSGRTPQQIYDFWGFPDELYRLEYAPGGSPETAALIANAGLGVSEDPERGIDHAAWAVMKHMYPAKDVPLLEMSLDVNKTEEEHFEMGKRLAKFGHNGILFMGSGNMVHNLRNISFDPKQKPFPWAVKADLWLKEAIESHEVEKLIHYREKMPEYRMSIPTDEHFLPLLYIMGMRAEEQSAGTIYEEIQNGSISMRCIEIG
- a CDS encoding DUF5808 domain-containing protein; its protein translation is MEQKENQKEINQAEWNNPDNWSVGFYFSKKDSRTWVPKSIPWMGWTLNLGSRAGAFWMIGFLVGLPLLIVLLMSLVCGK
- the rsgA gene encoding ribosome small subunit-dependent GTPase A, which produces MNTIDMENLGLGRELLAGASVAYPGLFPGRIVSQSRDLYTAVAERGELTAEVSGKFRFEAGTLSHFPAVGDFVLLDRNEDTGGNGIIHAVLPRKSAFIRKAAGTSNDEQVVAANIDTVFLCMSLNSDFNLRRMERYLGVAWDSGAVPVIVLTKADLCDDLARRLAEVGTVACGAEVLVTSSLSEDGWISVRRYLGRGKTVAFIGSSGVGKSTLINRLLGWDALATKGLRNDDKGRHTTTRRELIVLPEGGAVIDTPGMRELGIESADFSKAFADIGELAAECRFRDCTHSGEPGCAVRRAMDEGLLSAERLAAWKKLKKEAGYEGLNSRQIESEKLSVMFADVGGMKNARKFAKEINKKRHGY
- a CDS encoding ABC transporter ATP-binding protein; its protein translation is MSEKKKPILVVNNLKKYFRTKKGLLHAVDDVSFTIDEGRTLGVVGESGCGKSTLGKTILRLTEPTGGEVFLEGEDIVSMNEKQLRKTRLKMQMIFQDPYSSIDPRMSVAQIISDPLKVNRLCGSRKEIDDRVDRMMDVVGLAPRLRDSYPHELDGGRRQRIGIARALALDPKFIICDEPVSALDVSIQAQIINILMDLKEEKGLTYIFITHDLSVVKHISDEIAVMYLGQCVEKASSDELFSHPLHPYTKALLAAIPVPNLSKRHARPTVIRGEVGNPIDPAPGCRFAPRCDFATEKCVGRNPELREVANGHFVACLLHNGEM